The following proteins are co-located in the Cupriavidus pauculus genome:
- the ggt gene encoding gamma-glutamyltransferase, producing the protein MTDDVAATSQVSGFQSPRWRATLAVALTALLAACGTTDKDAGKPAAAQGPASAPAAQAPMPAAPEVSSGYRPGMTTTYAQKHMAAAANPLATEAGREILRAGGSAIDAAVAMQAVLTLVEPQATGIGGGAFIMYWDGKRVQAYDGRETAPAGATENLFMRPDGKPMEFSEGQIGGRSVGVPGVLRALEMAHREHGRLPWARLFQPAIRLAEKGFPMSQRLYTQVAADKFMGGSPEMTAYFLDAQGKAKPVGTLIRNPQLAQTLREIARNGPNVFYNGPIARDIAAKVNAHPNPGSLSVADLKGYKAKVRVPVCTDYRQWKVCGMPPPSSGGIAIAQILGTLEALEKRDPRYALASLKPSRVDLPSLMEPNPLAVHAIAEADRLAYADRGLYVADADFVPVDVAAMVNPNYLAERAQLIGDKSMGKAQPGTPPGVKVAFAPDRSPPRISTSQIVAVDNRGGALSMTTTIESYFGSHIMVRGFMLNNQLTDFSFTPTENGKPVANRVQAGKRPRSSMAPTLVFDRQSGKLVAALGSPGGSQIIEYVSKTLVGLLDWGMDVQQAVGMANFGSRNGPTEVERGLVTPRLVDALRQQGHQVAEIEMTSGTQAIMRKTVDGKAVWAGGADPRREGVALGD; encoded by the coding sequence ATGACTGACGACGTTGCAGCAACTTCCCAGGTTTCCGGTTTCCAATCGCCGCGCTGGCGCGCCACGCTGGCCGTGGCGCTGACGGCGCTGCTTGCCGCGTGCGGCACGACGGACAAGGACGCCGGCAAGCCGGCTGCCGCCCAGGGCCCGGCCTCGGCGCCGGCGGCCCAGGCGCCCATGCCGGCCGCACCCGAGGTGTCGTCGGGCTACCGGCCCGGCATGACCACCACCTACGCGCAGAAGCACATGGCGGCCGCGGCCAATCCGCTGGCCACCGAGGCCGGGCGCGAGATCCTGCGGGCCGGCGGCTCGGCCATCGACGCGGCCGTGGCCATGCAGGCCGTGCTGACGCTGGTGGAGCCGCAGGCCACCGGCATCGGCGGCGGCGCGTTCATCATGTACTGGGACGGCAAGCGCGTGCAGGCATACGACGGCCGCGAGACCGCGCCGGCCGGCGCCACCGAGAACCTGTTCATGCGGCCCGACGGCAAGCCGATGGAGTTCTCCGAAGGTCAGATCGGCGGACGCTCGGTGGGCGTGCCGGGCGTGCTGCGCGCGCTGGAAATGGCGCATCGCGAGCATGGCCGGCTGCCGTGGGCGCGGCTGTTCCAGCCCGCCATCCGGCTGGCCGAGAAGGGCTTTCCGATGTCGCAGCGGCTCTACACGCAGGTCGCGGCGGACAAGTTCATGGGCGGCTCGCCCGAGATGACCGCGTACTTCCTTGACGCGCAGGGCAAGGCCAAGCCGGTCGGCACGCTGATCCGCAATCCGCAACTGGCGCAGACGCTGCGCGAGATTGCCCGCAACGGCCCGAACGTGTTCTACAACGGCCCGATCGCGCGCGACATCGCCGCCAAGGTCAACGCGCATCCGAACCCCGGCAGCCTCTCGGTGGCCGATCTCAAGGGCTACAAGGCCAAGGTGCGCGTGCCGGTCTGCACCGACTACCGGCAGTGGAAGGTCTGCGGCATGCCGCCGCCGTCGTCGGGCGGCATTGCCATCGCGCAGATCCTGGGCACGCTGGAGGCGCTGGAAAAGCGCGACCCGCGCTATGCGCTGGCCAGCCTGAAGCCGTCGCGCGTCGACCTGCCGTCGCTGATGGAGCCGAACCCGCTGGCGGTGCATGCCATCGCCGAGGCCGACCGGCTGGCCTATGCCGACCGGGGCCTCTACGTGGCCGATGCCGACTTCGTGCCCGTGGACGTGGCCGCGATGGTCAATCCGAACTACCTGGCCGAGCGCGCGCAACTGATTGGCGACAAGAGCATGGGCAAGGCCCAGCCCGGCACGCCACCCGGCGTGAAGGTGGCGTTCGCGCCGGACCGCTCGCCGCCGCGTATTTCCACGTCGCAGATCGTGGCCGTCGACAACCGGGGCGGGGCGTTGTCGATGACGACGACGATCGAGTCGTACTTCGGCTCGCACATCATGGTGCGCGGCTTTATGCTCAACAACCAGCTTACCGATTTCTCGTTCACCCCGACCGAGAACGGCAAGCCCGTGGCCAACCGCGTGCAGGCCGGCAAGCGGCCGCGCTCGTCGATGGCGCCGACGCTGGTGTTCGACCGTCAGTCGGGCAAGCTGGTGGCCGCGCTGGGGTCGCCGGGCGGGTCGCAGATCATCGAGTACGTGTCGAAGACGCTGGTCGGCCTGCTCGACTGGGGCATGGACGTGCAGCAGGCCGTGGGCATGGCCAACTTCGGCAGCCGCAACGGCCCGACCGAGGTGGAGCGCGGACTGGTGACGCCGCGGCTGGTGGACGCGCTGCGCCAGCAGGGCCATCAGGTGGCCGAGATCGAGATGACCAGCGGCACGCAGGCCATCATGCGCAAGACCGTGGACGGCAAGGCCGTCTGGGCCGGCGGCGCCGATCCGCGCCGCGAAGGCGTGGCGCTGGGCGACTGA
- a CDS encoding CAP domain-containing protein → MSGKPLPFAFLKLRPLACGAMAAGAALTLAACGGGDGGSSSTAASGSPAQSAAQPATGTGTQPSTGTGATATAPTAGGTDRACYTVSGSAPAPVTGSVALLPARGTGVSGYRVLADARSAGLCYANYRREQVGLAPLTARDALNTVAQNHTAYMLANNTLTHDEQSGKTGYTGAAPNDRIQAAYPTNATAEVVAGANRWTSQSGASLSMTPKDQLVVDLVDAPFHRAALLGSYGSAGSGFAESVAAGSSGGTQAYYYQTIDLADRSQGGADNQMVAYPYNGQADVPASWVNNESPNPAPAYAGQTMGYPVTVQAVNTNLAFNADTFTITDAAGNGVPCEKVDARTAGMSGAARGLAICTPRAPLAAGTRYNVTVSGTLNGQGVNLNWAFTTR, encoded by the coding sequence ATGTCAGGGAAACCCTTGCCCTTTGCCTTTCTGAAGCTGCGCCCGCTGGCCTGCGGCGCCATGGCCGCCGGCGCGGCGCTGACGCTGGCCGCCTGCGGTGGCGGCGATGGCGGCAGCAGCAGCACGGCGGCGTCGGGCAGCCCGGCGCAATCGGCGGCGCAGCCCGCGACGGGCACCGGCACGCAGCCGTCGACGGGCACGGGCGCCACGGCCACCGCGCCCACGGCCGGCGGCACCGACCGGGCCTGCTACACCGTGTCCGGCAGCGCGCCGGCCCCGGTCACCGGATCGGTCGCGCTGCTGCCCGCGCGCGGCACCGGCGTGTCCGGCTATCGCGTGCTGGCCGATGCCCGCAGCGCGGGCCTGTGCTACGCCAACTATCGCCGCGAGCAGGTGGGCCTGGCGCCGCTGACCGCGCGCGATGCGCTGAACACCGTCGCGCAGAACCACACGGCCTACATGCTGGCCAACAACACGCTCACGCACGACGAGCAGTCGGGCAAGACCGGCTACACCGGCGCGGCGCCCAACGACCGCATCCAGGCCGCCTATCCGACCAACGCCACGGCCGAAGTGGTGGCCGGCGCCAACCGCTGGACGTCGCAGTCGGGCGCCAGCCTGTCGATGACGCCGAAGGACCAGCTTGTGGTGGATCTGGTGGACGCGCCGTTCCATCGCGCCGCGCTGCTGGGCAGCTACGGCTCGGCTGGCAGCGGGTTTGCCGAGAGCGTGGCCGCCGGCAGCAGCGGCGGCACGCAGGCGTACTACTACCAGACGATCGACCTGGCCGACCGCAGCCAGGGCGGCGCCGACAACCAGATGGTGGCCTACCCCTACAACGGCCAGGCCGACGTGCCGGCAAGCTGGGTCAACAACGAAAGCCCGAACCCGGCACCGGCCTACGCGGGGCAGACCATGGGCTATCCGGTGACCGTGCAGGCCGTGAACACCAATCTGGCGTTCAACGCCGACACCTTCACGATTACCGACGCGGCCGGCAACGGCGTGCCGTGCGAGAAGGTGGACGCGCGCACCGCGGGCATGTCCGGCGCCGCGCGCGGCCTGGCGATCTGCACGCCGCGCGCGCCGCTGGCCGCCGGCACGCGCTACAACGTCACCGTCAGCGGCACGCTGAACGGGCAGGGCGTGAACCTGAACTGGGCGTTCACCACGCGCTGA
- a CDS encoding LysR family transcriptional regulator — protein sequence MQLSRIDLNLFVVFDAIYSEGSITAAARQLNLTQPAVSHALGRLRTLFDDPLFERRGQGMAPTPLARSLAGEVRGALQSFARTLQDTPHFDPANTTRRFTIGMRDALESTLLPPLMARVTAMAPHVEIAAIRFDRREMESELLAGTLDTAIDILLPVSPAIHHVAFMSDPMVVLARRDHPLVKKELTLERYLAAEHVHVSSRRRGAGLEDQALHRMGLTRRVRLRCQHYAAACRVVSCTDLLATLPLRYARIANEPYANRLLSLPFKVPSLELHLYWHAGGENDGANRWLREQLMAVMTSLGNGMADVTGEAPPSA from the coding sequence ATGCAACTGAGCCGGATCGACCTTAATCTGTTCGTCGTCTTCGACGCCATCTACAGCGAAGGCAGCATCACCGCCGCGGCCCGCCAGCTCAACCTGACCCAGCCGGCCGTGAGCCACGCGCTGGGCCGGCTGCGCACGCTGTTCGACGACCCGCTGTTCGAGCGGCGCGGGCAGGGCATGGCGCCCACGCCCCTGGCGCGCTCGCTGGCCGGCGAGGTGCGCGGCGCGCTGCAATCGTTCGCGCGCACGCTGCAGGACACGCCGCACTTCGACCCCGCCAACACCACGCGCCGCTTCACCATCGGCATGCGCGACGCGCTGGAAAGCACGCTGCTGCCGCCGCTGATGGCCCGCGTGACGGCCATGGCGCCGCACGTGGAAATCGCCGCCATCCGCTTCGACCGCCGCGAGATGGAGTCCGAACTGCTGGCCGGCACGCTGGACACCGCCATCGACATCCTGCTGCCGGTCTCGCCGGCAATCCACCATGTCGCGTTCATGTCCGATCCGATGGTCGTGCTGGCCCGGCGCGACCATCCGCTGGTCAAGAAGGAACTGACGCTGGAACGCTACCTGGCTGCCGAGCACGTCCACGTCTCGTCACGCCGGCGCGGCGCGGGGCTCGAAGACCAGGCGCTGCACCGGATGGGCCTGACGCGCCGCGTGCGGCTGCGCTGCCAGCACTATGCGGCGGCCTGCCGCGTGGTGAGCTGTACCGATCTGCTGGCCACGCTGCCGCTGCGCTACGCGCGTATCGCCAACGAGCCGTACGCCAACCGGCTGCTGTCGCTGCCGTTCAAGGTGCCGTCGCTGGAGCTGCACCTGTACTGGCACGCTGGCGGCGAGAACGACGGCGCCAACCGCTGGCTGCGCGAGCAGTTGATGGCGGTCATGACGTCGCTGGGCAACGGCATGGCCGATGTGACCGGCGAGGCGCCCCCGTCCGCCTGA
- a CDS encoding acyl-CoA dehydrogenase family protein, which yields MQFEYSPKVKEMQARLLAFFDKHIYPNEKRFYAEVQANREAGNAWVPTKVVEELKPLAREAGLWNLFLPRSKRAPEGLSNLEYAPMCEIMGRVPWSAEVFNCAAPDTGNMETLERYASEALKDQWLEPLLRGEIRSAFLMTEPAVASSDATNIACRIERDGDHYVINGTKWWSSGAGDPRCKVYIVMGKTDPEAGRHEQQSMIVVPADTPGITIKRFLPVFGYDDAPHGHMEIELKDVRVPAENILLGEGRGFEIAQGRLGPGRIHHCMRSIGVAERALELMCKRSLERVAFGKQIARHGVTQERIAEARCDIEMARLLTLKAAYMMDTVGNKVAKAEIAMIKVVAPNVALRVIDWAIQVHGAAGVSSDFPLANWWAHQRTLRLADGPDEVHRNAIAKLELAKHMNVSADSIQMPVTRGS from the coding sequence ATGCAATTCGAATACTCGCCCAAGGTCAAGGAGATGCAGGCCAGGCTGCTGGCCTTCTTCGACAAGCACATCTATCCGAACGAAAAGCGCTTCTATGCCGAAGTGCAGGCCAACCGCGAGGCCGGCAATGCGTGGGTGCCCACCAAGGTGGTGGAGGAACTGAAGCCGCTGGCACGCGAGGCCGGCCTGTGGAACCTGTTCCTGCCGCGTTCCAAGCGGGCCCCGGAGGGGCTGTCCAACCTCGAATACGCGCCGATGTGCGAGATCATGGGCCGCGTGCCCTGGTCGGCCGAGGTCTTCAACTGCGCCGCGCCGGACACCGGCAACATGGAGACGCTGGAACGCTACGCGTCCGAGGCGCTCAAGGACCAGTGGCTGGAGCCGCTGCTGCGCGGCGAGATCCGCTCGGCCTTCCTGATGACCGAGCCGGCCGTGGCGTCGTCGGACGCCACCAACATCGCCTGCCGCATCGAGCGCGACGGCGACCACTACGTGATCAACGGCACCAAGTGGTGGTCGTCGGGCGCCGGCGACCCGCGCTGCAAGGTCTACATCGTGATGGGCAAGACCGACCCCGAGGCGGGCCGCCACGAGCAGCAGTCAATGATCGTCGTGCCGGCCGACACGCCGGGCATCACGATCAAGCGCTTCCTGCCGGTGTTTGGCTATGACGACGCGCCGCACGGCCACATGGAGATCGAGCTGAAGGACGTGCGCGTGCCGGCCGAGAACATCCTGCTGGGCGAAGGCCGCGGCTTCGAGATCGCGCAGGGCCGCCTGGGCCCGGGCCGCATCCACCACTGCATGCGCAGCATCGGCGTGGCCGAGCGCGCGCTGGAACTGATGTGCAAGCGCAGCCTGGAGCGCGTGGCCTTTGGCAAGCAGATTGCCCGCCATGGCGTCACGCAGGAGCGCATCGCCGAGGCCCGCTGCGATATCGAGATGGCGCGCCTGCTGACGCTGAAGGCCGCCTACATGATGGATACCGTGGGCAACAAGGTGGCCAAGGCCGAGATCGCGATGATCAAGGTGGTGGCGCCCAACGTGGCCCTGCGCGTGATCGACTGGGCCATCCAGGTGCATGGCGCCGCCGGCGTGTCCAGCGACTTCCCGCTGGCCAACTGGTGGGCCCACCAGCGCACGCTGCGCCTGGCCGACGGTCCGGACGAGGTGCACCGCAACGCCATCGCCAAGCTGGAACTGGCCAAGCACATGAACGTCAGCGCCGACAGCATCCAGATGCCGGTCACGCGCGGTTCCTGA